The Henckelia pumila isolate YLH828 chromosome 2, ASM3356847v2, whole genome shotgun sequence genome includes a window with the following:
- the LOC140884743 gene encoding uncharacterized protein: protein MACATTSTRHPFTLFNLHNTQPQTLIKTPTFFKSRRRPIIISTTSIKSTHVSDEDKSAVPISEEAPTSIDARRLEEKFAVINTGIYECRSCGYKYDQGVGDPSYPIPSGLPFERLPDDWRCPTCGASQSFFESKRMEIAGFAQNQQFGLGGNALTSGQKAVLIYGSLLLAFALFLSGYFLQ from the coding sequence ATGGCTTGTGCAACTACCAGTACCAGACACCCATTTACGCTCTTTAATCTGCACAACACTCAACCTCAAACACTAATCAAAACACCCACTTTTTTCAAGTCTCGCAGGAGACCCATTATCATCTCCACTACTTCCATCAAATCCACCCATGTGTCCGATGAAGACAAATCCGCGGTACCCATTTCAGAAGAAGCGCCAACTTCCATCGACGCGAGAAGACTGGAGGAGAAATTTGCTGTAATAAACACTGGGATTTACGAATGCAGATCTTGTGGGTACAAATACGACCAGGGTGTCGGGGACCCGTCGTATCCGATTCCGTCTGGTTTGCCATTCGAGCGGCTTCCGGATGATTGGAGATGTCCCACTTGCGGTGCTTCGCAGAGTTTCTTCGAGAGTAAGCGCATGGAAATCGCGGGCTTTGCTCAGAATCAGCAGTTCGGATTGGGGGGTAATGCGCTTACTTCGGGTCAGAAAGCTGTCCTCATATATGGTAGTTTGCTTCTTGCATTTGCTCTCTTCTTGTCTGGTTATTTTCTTCAATGA